A window of Clostridium taeniosporum genomic DNA:
CAGAAAAAAGGCCACTTAATGCGGCCCTTATGCTGTTAATTTTTTTCTTCCTTTTTGTCTTCTATTCTTAAGAATGTTTCTTCCTGATTGAGTGCCCATTCTTT
This region includes:
- the rpmH gene encoding 50S ribosomal protein L34, with translation MFMTYQPKKRQRKKEHGFRKRMGTQSGRNILKNRRQKGRKKLTA